One segment of Coregonus clupeaformis isolate EN_2021a unplaced genomic scaffold, ASM2061545v1 scaf3301, whole genome shotgun sequence DNA contains the following:
- the LOC123489790 gene encoding guanine nucleotide-binding protein G(o) subunit alpha-like has product MHESMKLFDSICNNKWFTDTSIILFLNKKDIFEQKIKKSPLSICFPEYTGTDTFMEAVHHIQSQYESKNKSLQKEVYAHITCATDTNNIQFVFDAVTDVIIANNLRGCGLY; this is encoded by the exons ATGCATGAGTCTATGAAGCTGTTCGACAGCATCTGTAACAACAAATGGTTCACAGACACCTCCATCATTCTCTTTCTCAACAAGAAGGACATATTCGAGCAGAAAATTAAGAAATCTCCCCTTAGTATCTGCTTCCCAGAGTACACAG GCACGGACACCTTCATGGAGGCGGTGCACCACATCCAGTCTCAGTACGAGAGCAAGAACAAGTCCCTCCAAAAGGAAGTGTATGCCCACATCACCTGTGCCACCGACACCAACAACATCCAGTTTGTGTTTGACGCTGTCACCGACGTCATCATCGCCAACAACCTTCGTGGTTGTGGCCTGTATTA